In Laspinema palackyanum D2c, a single window of DNA contains:
- a CDS encoding DUF4347 domain-containing protein, translating into MNVATVKSVNLSSALSPVKIGSLGALSLTTMPRQLVIIDPRVTDYQRLLSVIPPGTEIHILDPDLEGIAQISAILSNSHGIEALHIISHGAEGTLHLGNSTLDSSNLDSYGAQLQQWQQALSPNADLLLYGCDIAATEIGKTFIAQLAHLTGVDVAASEDITGKGGDWELETQFGNIETTPMSVANYDYTLASPVANADTKSLTVGATKTSIKVLSNDTDADGDKLTIQSVTIPTEGGTVAIESDIYAGGEFTDAGGDLNADRIAKWDGTKWSALGVGFNNTVYEIVINGSDIYAGGWFTDAGGNLKADSIAKWDGTNWSALGTGLNHIVSNIAINGSGIYAGGFFTNAGGDPSADYIAKWNGNTWSALGTGVNNTVGEIVINGSDIYVGGQFSAAGGNLNGKNIAKWDGTNWSALGTGLNSWLRSIAINGTDIYVGGNFTDAGGNLNADRIAKWNGTTWSALGTGLDNIVNEIVINGSDIYAGGFFNYAGGDANASYIAKWNGTTWSALGTGLNSFVREIVINGSDIYAVGGFTDVGGDPNADYIAKWDGTNWSALGTGLNGQVHEIALDPSRYLTYTPPSATFNGVDTFNYTITDGTTPVSNRVTVVVNDAPVLDVSGTPTLTAINQDDSNNNGTLISDIIAALGGTKITDINASASQGIAITGLNNANGSWQYTTDGTNWNTFTASDTSARLLAANASTRIRFVPNAGYRGTLTNAITFAAWDQIIGTNGGTEDVTAGNTTHGTSSTFSIATETADITVNPIPTITGISSPQTDGNYGVGTVIAIAITFSQIVNVTGTPQLSLNTGATASYSSGSGSNTLTFNYTVGAGQNTADLDYSTTTALSLNNGTIQSVTNGNAILTLFAPGEVNSLGANKALIIDTIAPTVTIEQDAGQADPTGANTINYQVVFSEAVTEFDTSDIVLGGTANPTTAVVTGSGTTYNVAVSGMSANGTVTAAVKAGAAKDPANNVSAASTSTDNTVTYNNTIPTISTINRANSNPTNATSLNYTVTFSETVTGVDETDFTLVSTGITGASITNISGSGSTYTVAVNAGTGDGNLQLNLVDDDSIKNGLNIPLGGPGAGNGNSNGQIYQIDKTAPTATATVNNITTAGGTSTQFTVTYSDQTGLDLSSLGNSNLRVTGAGGFNQLATFVNSTVSGNITKATYTIAPPGGSWDKADNGSYAIALEPSGVKDPANNLIAATTLGSFTVDINRAPVGEMPIAPGTATATQPFSFQFPANTFTDADGDPLTYSATLDNNSPLPSWLSFNPTTRTFSGTPTANHLGSFNIKVTASDGTATVSDIFALAVSDVPNTAPVVNQAIADAAVTVAEAFNLTIPNGTFTDANGNPLTYSATLEDGSPLPSWLSFDTQTNTFRGTPTTNNLGNITIKITASDGSLSVSDIFTVTVSEASTPPEEEPPTETPNAAPVVENAISSFSAIASQPFSFTIPDDAFSDPDGDPLSYTATLTNGSPLPDWLQFDPSTGTFSGLPSQNAIGNLTIKLTASDGTSSVETELTINVLSEPAIILGPREPLGPPTFAAYLKKNPNSQAVALPDLTAICHGETEYPGPNVTEMMVDGSETDDTLIGSDRPETFNGLGGNDFLQGLSGKDNLLGSEGNDLIHGNQDNDYIEGGNGNDVIHAGKNDDVLLGGDGEDELYGNYGNDIIIAGNGNDFANGNQGDDIVNGGNGNDILHGGKSDDTLIGGNGTDILFGDLGNDIVCGGTDGDFLSGNQGDDTLDGGDGDDVIYGGKDNDFLMGGNGDDWLFGDLGNDILVGGAGQDRFVIRPNAGVDLIVDFTDGEDLIGLAPGLTVENLTLTQGNIGTLVYAGNDLLAILNGVEVSAINQENFFAVG; encoded by the coding sequence ATGAACGTAGCGACAGTTAAATCCGTCAACCTGTCTTCTGCTTTGAGTCCCGTCAAAATAGGAAGCCTCGGTGCATTGAGCTTGACCACTATGCCCCGACAACTGGTCATCATTGATCCTCGGGTGACCGATTATCAACGCTTGCTTAGTGTCATCCCCCCAGGGACAGAGATTCACATCCTTGACCCTGACCTTGAGGGCATTGCCCAAATTAGCGCAATTCTAAGCAATTCTCACGGCATAGAAGCCCTGCACATCATCTCCCACGGCGCAGAGGGAACACTACACCTAGGCAATAGCACTCTAGACAGCAGCAACCTGGACAGCTACGGAGCTCAGTTGCAACAGTGGCAACAAGCACTCAGCCCCAATGCCGATCTCCTCCTATACGGGTGCGATATTGCTGCCACAGAAATAGGAAAAACCTTCATCGCACAACTCGCCCACCTCACCGGCGTAGATGTTGCTGCGAGTGAGGATATCACCGGAAAAGGGGGCGATTGGGAGTTGGAAACTCAATTCGGCAACATCGAAACCACACCGATGAGTGTTGCCAACTATGACTATACTCTAGCGAGTCCTGTCGCCAATGCTGATACCAAATCGCTAACCGTGGGTGCAACTAAAACTAGCATTAAGGTCCTCTCTAACGATACCGATGCGGATGGGGATAAACTCACAATTCAAAGTGTGACTATCCCGACAGAAGGTGGAACGGTGGCGATCGAATCTGATATCTATGCGGGGGGCGAGTTCACCGATGCCGGCGGGGATCTCAATGCGGACAGAATAGCCAAGTGGGATGGTACTAAGTGGTCCGCTTTGGGGGTTGGTTTCAATAACACCGTCTATGAGATTGTCATAAATGGCAGTGACATCTATGCAGGGGGCTGGTTTACCGACGCGGGTGGGAATCTGAAGGCCGACTCTATAGCCAAATGGGATGGCACTAACTGGTCCGCTTTGGGGACTGGTTTAAATCACATCGTTTCTAATATTGCTATTAATGGCAGTGGCATCTATGCAGGGGGCTTTTTCACAAATGCCGGTGGGGATCCCAGTGCTGACTATATAGCCAAATGGAATGGTAATACCTGGTCCGCTTTGGGTACAGGGGTAAATAACACTGTCGGGGAAATTGTCATTAATGGTAGTGATATCTATGTGGGAGGCCAGTTTAGTGCTGCCGGTGGGAATCTTAATGGGAAGAATATAGCCAAATGGGATGGCACTAACTGGTCCGCTTTGGGTACTGGGTTAAATTCTTGGCTCCGGAGTATCGCTATTAATGGCACTGACATCTATGTGGGCGGCAATTTCACCGATGCGGGTGGGAATCTTAATGCGGACCGGATAGCCAAATGGAATGGCACTACCTGGTCCGCTTTAGGTACTGGGTTAGATAACATCGTGAATGAGATTGTTATTAATGGTAGTGATATCTATGCCGGGGGCTTTTTCAACTATGCGGGTGGGGATGCCAATGCCAGCTATATAGCCAAATGGAATGGCACTACCTGGTCCGCTTTGGGCACTGGGTTAAATAGCTTCGTCCGTGAGATTGTCATTAATGGTAGTGATATCTATGCAGTGGGCGGTTTCACCGATGTAGGTGGGGATCCCAATGCCGACTATATAGCCAAATGGGATGGCACTAACTGGTCTGCTTTGGGTACAGGGTTAAATGGTCAGGTTCACGAAATTGCCCTTGACCCCAGTCGGTATTTGACCTACACTCCTCCCAGTGCCACCTTTAACGGTGTTGATACCTTTAACTACACCATCACGGACGGCACTACCCCCGTCAGCAACCGTGTCACCGTTGTAGTCAATGATGCCCCGGTTTTGGATGTATCCGGCACTCCCACTTTAACTGCTATCAACCAAGATGATAGTAATAACAACGGTACTCTCATCTCCGATATTATTGCGGCACTCGGCGGTACGAAAATTACCGATATCAACGCCAGTGCCTCCCAAGGCATTGCCATCACTGGGTTAAACAACGCCAACGGCAGTTGGCAATACACCACGGATGGTACAAATTGGAACACCTTTACTGCCTCTGATACATCAGCGCGACTGTTAGCTGCCAACGCCTCCACCCGCATCCGCTTTGTTCCTAATGCCGGATACAGGGGTACTCTGACTAACGCTATCACTTTCGCCGCCTGGGACCAAATTATCGGTACTAATGGAGGGACCGAGGATGTCACCGCAGGCAATACTACCCACGGCACTTCCAGCACTTTCAGCATTGCCACGGAAACCGCCGATATTACGGTTAACCCAATTCCCACGATTACCGGGATTTCCTCACCCCAAACGGACGGGAATTATGGAGTTGGGACCGTTATTGCGATCGCCATCACGTTCTCCCAAATCGTCAACGTCACCGGGACGCCGCAACTCAGCTTAAATACCGGCGCAACAGCGAGTTACAGCAGCGGCTCCGGAAGCAATACCCTCACCTTTAATTACACCGTTGGGGCGGGACAAAATACGGCTGATTTAGATTACAGCACAACCACTGCCCTTTCCCTCAATAACGGCACGATTCAAAGTGTGACCAATGGCAATGCTATCTTAACCTTATTTGCACCGGGTGAGGTCAATTCCCTTGGCGCAAATAAGGCGCTAATTATCGATACAATTGCCCCTACTGTTACTATTGAGCAAGATGCGGGACAAGCGGACCCCACAGGGGCGAATACCATCAACTATCAAGTTGTATTCAGCGAAGCGGTTACCGAATTTGACACCAGTGATATTGTCCTCGGGGGTACAGCTAATCCCACAACTGCGGTGGTTACGGGAAGCGGCACGACTTATAATGTTGCGGTTTCCGGCATGAGTGCCAACGGTACCGTTACTGCTGCGGTCAAAGCGGGGGCGGCAAAGGATCCGGCTAATAATGTGAGCGCAGCTAGTACCAGCACTGATAATACCGTCACTTACAATAATACTATCCCGACTATTTCCACAATTAATCGCGCCAATTCTAACCCTACAAATGCTACCAGTCTCAATTATACTGTGACTTTCAGTGAAACGGTTACGGGCGTTGATGAGACAGATTTTACCTTAGTCTCCACGGGAATCACGGGGGCGAGTATCACCAATATCAGTGGCAGCGGTAGCACTTATACGGTAGCGGTGAATGCAGGGACGGGGGATGGGAATCTGCAATTAAATCTGGTCGATGATGATAGCATCAAGAATGGGTTAAATATACCATTAGGAGGACCGGGGGCAGGCAATGGCAATTCCAACGGACAAATTTATCAAATTGATAAAACTGCTCCCACGGCAACGGCTACGGTTAACAATATCACGACAGCAGGCGGTACAAGCACTCAGTTTACTGTCACCTACAGCGATCAAACGGGCCTCGATTTAAGCAGTTTGGGCAATTCTAATCTGCGGGTAACAGGTGCAGGGGGTTTTAATCAACTGGCAACTTTCGTTAATTCTACGGTTTCCGGAAATATCACCAAGGCGACTTATACGATCGCCCCTCCGGGAGGCAGTTGGGATAAGGCAGATAATGGCAGTTACGCGATCGCCCTGGAACCATCTGGGGTGAAAGATCCGGCGAACAATCTGATAGCGGCAACAACCCTGGGAAGTTTCACCGTTGATATTAATCGTGCGCCCGTCGGAGAAATGCCGATCGCCCCGGGGACTGCCACGGCAACTCAACCGTTCAGTTTCCAATTCCCTGCCAATACGTTCACCGATGCCGATGGAGATCCTCTCACTTACTCCGCAACCCTCGACAATAACAGTCCCCTACCTTCTTGGTTAAGTTTCAATCCCACCACTCGCACTTTTAGCGGGACACCAACCGCCAATCATCTCGGCAGTTTTAATATCAAAGTAACCGCATCTGATGGAACTGCAACTGTCAGCGATATTTTTGCCTTAGCTGTGAGTGATGTACCCAATACTGCGCCAGTTGTTAATCAGGCGATCGCTGATGCTGCTGTGACGGTTGCGGAAGCGTTTAACTTGACGATTCCCAATGGCACTTTTACCGATGCCAATGGCAATCCCTTAACTTACAGTGCCACATTAGAAGACGGTTCGCCCTTACCTTCATGGTTATCCTTTGATACCCAAACCAATACCTTCAGGGGTACGCCCACAACCAACAATCTGGGAAATATCACAATTAAAATAACGGCATCTGATGGTAGTCTTTCTGTCAGTGATATCTTTACGGTAACAGTCAGCGAAGCATCAACACCTCCAGAAGAAGAACCCCCTACAGAAACGCCAAATGCTGCACCCGTGGTAGAAAATGCCATTTCTTCTTTCAGTGCAATAGCGTCTCAACCCTTTAGCTTTACCATTCCGGATGATGCTTTTAGCGACCCTGATGGAGATCCCCTCTCTTATACGGCAACCTTAACCAATGGCAGTCCGTTACCGGATTGGTTGCAGTTTGATCCGAGTACCGGAACCTTTAGTGGGTTGCCCAGTCAGAATGCGATCGGCAACCTCACAATTAAACTAACTGCCTCCGATGGGACTAGCAGTGTGGAAACGGAGTTGACTATCAATGTGCTGTCTGAACCTGCAATTATCCTGGGTCCTCGGGAACCCTTGGGTCCCCCAACCTTCGCCGCTTATCTGAAGAAAAATCCCAATTCCCAGGCAGTTGCCCTTCCGGATTTGACTGCGATCTGTCATGGAGAAACGGAATATCCTGGACCCAATGTCACAGAGATGATGGTCGATGGCAGTGAGACTGATGATACGCTGATAGGGAGCGATCGCCCTGAAACCTTCAACGGGTTGGGTGGCAACGACTTCCTCCAGGGATTATCCGGTAAAGATAACCTGTTGGGGAGTGAGGGCAATGATCTCATCCACGGTAACCAAGATAATGATTACATTGAGGGCGGTAACGGCAATGATGTAATTCATGCGGGTAAAAACGATGATGTTCTCCTCGGTGGCGATGGAGAGGATGAATTGTATGGCAATTACGGGAACGATATCATCATTGCAGGCAATGGCAATGATTTCGCGAATGGCAACCAGGGCGACGACATCGTAAACGGTGGTAATGGCAACGATATCTTACATGGGGGTAAAAGTGATGATACCCTAATCGGTGGAAATGGCACTGATATTCTGTTTGGTGACCTCGGTAATGATATCGTTTGTGGGGGTACGGATGGTGACTTCCTCTCTGGCAACCAAGGCGATGATACTCTGGATGGGGGCGATGGGGATGATGTAATCTATGGTGGCAAAGATAATGATTTCCTCATGGGTGGCAATGGCGATGACTGGTTGTTTGGGGATTTAGGGAATGATATCCTTGTTGGTGGCGCGGGACAAGACCGCTTTGTCATCCGTCCAAATGCCGGAGTTGATTTAATTGTTGACTTTACCGATGGGGAAGATTTAATCGGTTTAGCCCCGGGATTAACCGTTGAAAATCTTACTCTGACTCAAGGGAATATTGGCACTTTAGTGTATGCCGGAAATGACTTACTTGCCATTCTTAATGGTGTAGAGGTTTCTGCTATTAATCAGGAAAATTTCTTTGCGGTTGGGTAA